From a single Pseudomonas sp. A34-9 genomic region:
- the glpK gene encoding glycerol kinase GlpK, with protein MTDIQNKNYIIALDQGTTSSRAIIFDRDANVVCTAQREFAQHYPQAGWVEHDPMEIFATQSAVMVEALAQAGLHHDQVAAIGITNQRETTVVWDKTTGRPVYNAIVWQCRRSTEICQQLKRDGHEEYIRDNTGLVTDPYFSGTKLKWILDNVEGSRERARNGELLFGTVDSWLIWKFTGGKVHVTDYTNASRTMLFNIHSLEWDSKMLEILDIPREMLPEVKASSEIYGRTKSGIAIGGIAGDQQAALFGQMCVEPGQAKNTYGTGCFLLMNTGDKAVKSQHGMLTTIACGPRGEVAYALEGAVFNGGSTVQWLRDELKIINDAHDTEYFANKVKDSNGVYLVPAFTGLGAPYWDPYARGALFGLTRGVRVDHIIRAALESIAYQTRDVLDAMQQDSGERLKALRVDGGAVANNFLMQFQADILGTQVERPQMRETTALGAAYLAGLACGFWGSLEELRGKAVIEREFEPSLDEVEKEKLYKGWKKAVSRTRDWAREDAE; from the coding sequence ATGACCGACATTCAGAATAAGAACTACATCATTGCCCTCGATCAGGGTACGACCAGCTCCCGCGCGATCATTTTCGACCGCGATGCGAACGTGGTCTGCACCGCGCAGCGTGAATTCGCTCAGCACTACCCACAAGCCGGCTGGGTCGAACACGATCCGATGGAAATCTTCGCCACCCAGAGCGCGGTGATGGTTGAAGCGCTGGCCCAGGCCGGTCTGCACCACGACCAGGTCGCTGCCATCGGCATCACCAACCAGCGCGAAACCACCGTGGTCTGGGACAAGACCACCGGCCGTCCGGTCTACAACGCCATCGTCTGGCAGTGCCGCCGCAGCACCGAGATCTGCCAGCAGCTCAAGCGTGACGGCCACGAAGAGTACATCCGCGATAACACCGGCCTGGTCACCGACCCGTACTTCTCCGGCACCAAACTGAAGTGGATCCTCGACAACGTCGAAGGCAGCCGCGAACGTGCGCGCAACGGCGAACTGCTGTTCGGTACGGTCGATAGCTGGCTGATCTGGAAATTCACCGGCGGCAAGGTGCACGTCACCGACTACACCAACGCCTCGCGCACCATGCTCTTCAACATCCATTCGCTGGAATGGGACTCGAAGATGCTGGAAATCCTCGACATCCCGCGCGAGATGCTCCCGGAAGTGAAGGCTTCTTCGGAAATCTACGGCCGCACCAAGAGCGGTATCGCCATCGGCGGTATCGCCGGTGACCAGCAAGCGGCACTGTTCGGCCAGATGTGCGTCGAGCCGGGCCAGGCGAAAAATACTTACGGCACTGGCTGCTTCCTGCTGATGAACACTGGCGACAAGGCGGTGAAATCGCAACATGGCATGCTCACCACCATCGCGTGCGGCCCGCGTGGCGAAGTCGCCTACGCGCTGGAAGGCGCAGTGTTCAACGGCGGTTCCACCGTGCAGTGGCTGCGCGATGAACTGAAGATCATCAACGACGCCCACGACACCGAATACTTCGCCAATAAAGTGAAGGACAGCAACGGCGTGTACCTGGTACCGGCGTTCACCGGCCTGGGCGCTCCGTACTGGGACCCGTATGCCCGTGGCGCGCTGTTTGGCCTGACGCGCGGCGTACGTGTGGATCACATCATCCGCGCCGCGCTCGAGTCGATCGCCTATCAGACCCGCGATGTGCTCGACGCCATGCAACAGGACTCCGGCGAACGCCTCAAGGCCCTGCGCGTGGACGGCGGCGCGGTGGCGAACAACTTCCTGATGCAGTTCCAGGCCGACATCCTCGGTACGCAGGTCGAGCGTCCGCAAATGCGCGAAACCACGGCATTGGGCGCGGCGTATCTGGCCGGTCTGGCCTGCGGTTTCTGGGGCAGCCTGGAAGAACTGCGCGGCAAGGCCGTAATCGAGCGCGAGTTCGAACCGAGCCTGGACGAAGTGGAGAAAGAGAAGCTGTACAAAGGCTGGAAAAAAGCCGTCAGCCGTACGCGTGACTGGGCACGTGAAGACGCTGAATAA
- a CDS encoding DeoR/GlpR family transcriptional regulator: MNLPPRQQQILELVRERGYVSIEEMATLFVVTPQTIRRDINQLAEANLLRRYHGGAAYDSSVENTAYAMRADQMRDEKQRIGEAIAAQIPDHASLFINIGTTTESIARALLNHNHLKIITNNLHVASMLSAKDDFDVLLTGGNVRRDGGVVGQASVDFINQFKVDFALVGISGIDEDGSLLDFDYQEVRVSQAIIANARQVILAADSSKFGRNAMIRLGPISLIDCLVTDQQPVPALAQLLSQHKIRLEVV; the protein is encoded by the coding sequence ATGAATCTGCCTCCCCGTCAGCAGCAAATCCTCGAGCTGGTCCGCGAACGCGGCTATGTGAGCATCGAGGAAATGGCCACGCTGTTCGTTGTTACCCCGCAAACCATCCGCCGCGATATCAATCAGCTCGCGGAAGCCAATCTGTTACGTCGCTACCATGGCGGCGCGGCCTACGATTCCAGCGTCGAAAACACTGCCTATGCGATGCGCGCCGATCAGATGCGCGATGAAAAACAACGCATCGGTGAAGCCATCGCTGCGCAGATCCCCGATCACGCCTCGCTGTTCATCAACATCGGCACCACCACCGAATCCATTGCCCGCGCCCTGCTCAATCACAATCATCTGAAGATCATCACCAACAACCTGCACGTAGCGTCGATGCTCAGTGCCAAGGATGATTTCGATGTGCTGCTGACCGGCGGCAATGTCCGTCGTGACGGCGGTGTGGTCGGCCAGGCGAGTGTGGATTTCATCAATCAGTTCAAGGTTGATTTCGCCCTCGTCGGGATCAGTGGTATCGATGAGGACGGCAGTTTGCTCGACTTCGATTATCAGGAAGTGCGGGTGTCGCAGGCGATCATTGCCAATGCGCGGCAGGTGATTCTGGCAGCCGACTCGAGCAAGTTCGGGCGGAATGCGATGATCCGGTTAGGGCCGATCAGCCTGATTGATTGCCTGGTGACCGATCAGCAGCCCGTGCCGGCGCTGGCGCAGTTGTTGAGTCAGCACAAGATTCGCCTGGAAGTCGTTTAA
- the glpD gene encoding glycerol-3-phosphate dehydrogenase, whose translation MSTSTLRTPPLSEIYDIAVIGGGINGVGIAADAAGRGLSVFLCEKDDLASHTSSASSKLIHGGLRYLEHYEFRLVREALAEREVLLAKAPHIVKPMRFVLPHRPHLRPAWMIRAGLFLYDNLGKREKLPGSKSLKFGADSALKSEIKKGFEYSDCWVDDARLVVLNAMAAREKGAHVHTQTRCVSARRAKGLWQLNLERADGSLFSITAKALVNAAGPWVAKFIRDDLKMESPYGIRLIQGSHIIVPKLYEGDHAHILQNEDQRIVFTIPYLNHFTLIGTTDREYTGDPAKVAITEGETDYLLKVVNAHFKQQISRDDIQHSYSGVRPLCNDESDNPSAVTRDYTLALSAGSEEAPLLSVFGGKLTTYRKLAESAMAQLLPFFTQMRPSWTATATLPGGEDMTTPQALCAQIRDKFDFVPTEIARRWSTTYGSRTWRMLEGVETLADMGEHLGGGLYTREVDYLCSEEWATTAHDILWRRSKLGLFTTPVEQEKLAAYLGKVEQNRKIEAA comes from the coding sequence ATGTCCACCTCTACCTTGCGTACGCCCCCTCTTTCCGAGATCTACGACATCGCCGTGATCGGCGGCGGGATCAATGGCGTGGGGATCGCAGCGGATGCCGCCGGTCGCGGGCTTTCGGTGTTCCTTTGCGAAAAGGACGATCTGGCCAGCCACACCTCGTCGGCCAGCAGCAAGCTGATTCACGGTGGCTTGCGCTACCTCGAACATTACGAATTCCGCCTGGTGCGCGAAGCGCTGGCCGAACGTGAAGTGCTGCTGGCCAAGGCGCCACACATCGTCAAGCCAATGCGTTTCGTGCTGCCGCACCGTCCGCACCTGCGCCCGGCGTGGATGATTCGTGCGGGCCTGTTCCTGTATGACAACCTCGGCAAGCGCGAAAAACTGCCAGGTTCGAAAAGCCTGAAGTTCGGCGCCGACAGCGCGCTGAAAAGCGAAATCAAGAAAGGCTTCGAATACTCCGACTGCTGGGTCGACGACGCTCGCCTCGTGGTTCTGAACGCCATGGCCGCCCGCGAAAAAGGCGCCCACGTGCACACCCAGACTCGCTGCGTCAGCGCCCGCCGCGCCAAGGGCCTGTGGCAACTGAATCTGGAACGTGCCGACGGCAGCCTGTTTTCGATCACTGCCAAAGCGCTGGTCAACGCCGCTGGCCCGTGGGTCGCCAAGTTCATTCGTGATGACCTGAAGATGGAATCGCCGTACGGCATCCGTCTGATTCAGGGCAGCCACATCATCGTGCCGAAGTTGTACGAGGGTGATCACGCGCACATCCTGCAAAACGAAGATCAGCGCATCGTCTTCACCATTCCGTACCTGAACCACTTCACCCTGATCGGCACCACCGACCGTGAATACACCGGTGATCCGGCGAAAGTGGCAATCACCGAAGGCGAAACCGATTACCTGCTGAAAGTGGTCAACGCGCACTTCAAGCAGCAGATCAGCCGTGACGACATCCAGCACAGCTACTCGGGCGTACGCCCACTGTGCAACGACGAATCCGACAACCCGTCGGCCGTCACCCGCGATTACACCCTGGCCTTGTCGGCTGGCAGCGAAGAAGCGCCACTGCTGTCGGTGTTCGGCGGCAAGCTGACCACCTACCGCAAACTCGCTGAGTCGGCGATGGCGCAGTTGCTGCCATTTTTCACCCAGATGCGCCCGAGCTGGACAGCTACCGCGACCCTGCCCGGCGGCGAAGACATGACCACGCCACAGGCTTTGTGCGCGCAGATTCGCGACAAGTTCGACTTCGTGCCGACCGAGATCGCTCGCCGCTGGTCCACCACTTACGGCAGCCGCACCTGGCGGATGCTTGAAGGCGTGGAAACCCTGGCCGACATGGGTGAGCACCTGGGCGGCGGACTCTATACCCGTGAAGTCGATTACCTGTGCAGCGAAGAGTGGGCTACCACGGCGCACGACATTCTGTGGCGTCGCAGCAAACTGGGGCTGTTCACCACCCCGGTCGAGCAGGAGAAGCTGGCGGCTTACCTGGGCAAGGTCGAGCAGAATCGCAAGATTGAAGCGGCCTGA
- a CDS encoding glutamate/aspartate ABC transporter substrate-binding protein: MRIVPHILGAAIAAALISTPVFAAELTGTLKKINDSGTITLAHRDSSIPFSYIADASGKPVGYSHDIQVAIVEALKKDLNKPDLQVKYNLVTSQTRIPLIQNGTADIECGSTTNNAERAQQVDFTVNIFEIGTRLLVKKDKDGKPSYADFADLKGKNVVTTAGTTSERIIKAMNADKQMGMNIISAKDHGESFNMLESGRAVAFMMDDALLAGEEAKAKKPDDWVITGTPQSFEAYACMVRKDDPAFKKAVDDAIVALYKSGEINKIYSKWFESPVPPKGLNLNFPMSDKVKDLIANPSDKPAPDVKI, translated from the coding sequence ATGCGCATCGTTCCCCATATCCTGGGCGCAGCCATTGCGGCCGCTCTGATCAGCACGCCAGTTTTCGCCGCCGAACTCACCGGCACCCTGAAGAAAATCAACGATTCGGGCACCATCACGCTCGCTCACCGCGACAGCTCCATTCCGTTTTCCTACATCGCGGACGCTTCCGGCAAACCCGTGGGCTACTCCCACGACATTCAAGTGGCCATCGTTGAAGCCCTGAAAAAAGACCTGAACAAGCCAGACCTGCAGGTCAAATACAACCTGGTGACCTCGCAAACCCGTATTCCGCTGATCCAGAACGGCACCGCGGATATCGAGTGCGGCTCCACCACCAACAACGCCGAACGCGCTCAACAAGTCGACTTCACCGTCAACATCTTCGAAATCGGCACCCGTCTGCTGGTCAAGAAAGACAAGGATGGCAAGCCGTCCTACGCTGACTTTGCCGACCTGAAAGGCAAAAACGTCGTGACCACCGCCGGCACCACGTCCGAGCGCATCATCAAGGCGATGAACGCCGACAAGCAGATGGGCATGAACATCATCTCCGCCAAAGACCACGGTGAATCCTTCAACATGCTGGAAAGCGGTCGCGCCGTTGCCTTCATGATGGACGACGCGCTGCTGGCCGGTGAAGAAGCCAAGGCCAAGAAGCCGGACGACTGGGTCATCACTGGTACTCCACAGTCCTTTGAAGCCTACGCGTGCATGGTTCGCAAAGACGACCCGGCCTTCAAGAAGGCTGTCGATGACGCCATCGTCGCCCTGTACAAGTCTGGCGAGATCAACAAGATCTACAGCAAGTGGTTCGAAAGCCCGGTTCCACCAAAAGGCCTGAACCTGAACTTCCCGATGAGCGACAAGGTAAAAGATCTGATCGCCAACCCGAGCGACAAGCCGGCGCCTGACGTAAAAATCTGA
- a CDS encoding amino acid ABC transporter permease, protein MNYNWDWGVFFKSTGVGSETYLDWYVTGLGWTIAIAIVAWIIALLLGSILGVMRTVPNRIVSGIATCYVELFRNVPLLVQLFIWYFLVPDLLPQNLQDWYKQDLNPTTSAYLSVVVCLGLFTAARVCEQVRTGIQALPRGQESAARAMGFKLPQIYWNVLLPQAYRIIIPPLTSEFLNVFKNSSVASLIGLMELLAQTKQTAEFSANLFEAFTLATLIYFTLNMSLMLLMRMVEKKVAVPGLISVGGK, encoded by the coding sequence ATGAATTACAACTGGGACTGGGGCGTGTTCTTCAAGTCCACCGGCGTTGGCAGCGAGACTTATCTCGACTGGTACGTCACCGGTTTGGGCTGGACCATTGCCATCGCCATCGTGGCCTGGATTATCGCCCTGCTGCTGGGCTCCATTCTGGGGGTCATGCGCACGGTGCCGAACCGCATCGTATCGGGCATCGCGACCTGCTACGTGGAACTGTTTCGCAACGTGCCGCTGCTGGTTCAGCTGTTCATCTGGTACTTCCTGGTGCCCGACCTGCTGCCGCAAAACCTGCAGGACTGGTACAAACAAGACCTTAACCCGACCACCTCGGCTTACCTGAGCGTTGTCGTGTGCCTGGGCCTGTTCACCGCTGCCCGCGTTTGCGAACAAGTGCGTACCGGCATCCAGGCGCTGCCACGCGGCCAGGAATCCGCCGCCCGCGCCATGGGTTTCAAGCTGCCGCAGATCTACTGGAACGTGCTGCTGCCCCAGGCCTACCGCATCATTATTCCGCCGCTCACCTCGGAATTCCTCAACGTCTTCAAGAACTCCTCCGTGGCGTCCTTGATCGGCCTGATGGAACTGCTGGCGCAAACCAAACAGACCGCCGAGTTTTCGGCCAACCTGTTTGAAGCCTTCACCCTGGCCACACTGATCTACTTCACCCTGAACATGAGCCTGATGTTGCTGATGCGCATGGTCGAGAAGAAAGTCGCGGTGCCCGGCCTGATCTCCGTGGGGGGTAAATAA
- a CDS encoding ABC transporter permease subunit (The N-terminal region of this protein, as described by TIGR01726, is a three transmembrane segment that identifies a subfamily of ABC transporter permease subunits, which specificities that include histidine, arginine, glutamine, glutamate, L-cystine (sic), the opines (in Agrobacterium) octopine and nopaline, etc.), with protein MDFDFSGIIPAIPGLWNGMVMTLQLMVMGVVGGIVLGTILALMRLSSSKLLSRVAGAYVNYFRSIPLLLVITWFYLAVPFVLRWITGEDTPIGAFTSCVVAFMMFEAAYFCEIVRAGVQSIPKGQMAAAQAMGMTYGQTMRLIILPQAFRKMTPLLLQQSIILFQDTSLVYTVGLVDFLNSARSSGDIIGRSNEFLIFAGVVYFIISFSASLLVKRLQKRFAV; from the coding sequence ATGGACTTCGATTTCAGCGGCATCATCCCCGCTATCCCGGGCCTGTGGAACGGCATGGTCATGACCTTGCAGTTGATGGTCATGGGCGTGGTCGGCGGCATCGTGCTGGGCACGATCCTGGCGCTGATGCGCCTGTCCTCGAGCAAATTGCTGTCGCGGGTGGCCGGCGCTTATGTGAACTACTTCCGTTCGATCCCGCTGCTGCTGGTGATCACCTGGTTCTACCTGGCGGTGCCGTTCGTGTTGCGCTGGATCACCGGCGAAGACACGCCGATCGGTGCGTTCACCTCCTGCGTCGTGGCCTTCATGATGTTCGAAGCCGCGTACTTCTGCGAAATCGTCCGGGCCGGTGTGCAGTCGATCCCCAAAGGTCAGATGGCCGCCGCGCAGGCGATGGGCATGACCTATGGCCAGACCATGCGTCTGATCATCCTGCCCCAGGCGTTCCGCAAGATGACCCCGTTGTTGCTGCAACAGTCGATCATCCTGTTCCAGGACACTTCGCTGGTCTACACCGTAGGCCTGGTGGACTTCCTTAACTCCGCCCGTTCCAGCGGCGACATCATCGGTCGTTCCAACGAGTTCCTGATCTTCGCCGGTGTCGTCTACTTCATCATCAGCTTTTCCGCCTCGCTGCTGGTCAAGCGTCTGCAAAAAAGGTTTGCCGTATGA
- a CDS encoding amino acid ABC transporter ATP-binding protein, giving the protein MISIKNINKWYGDFQVLTDCSTEVKKGEVIVVCGPSGSGKSTLIKCVNALEPFQKGDIVVDGTSIADSKTNLPKLRSRVGMVFQHFELFPHLTITENLTIAQIKVLGRSKEEATKKGLQLLERVGLSAHAHKHPGQLSGGQQQRVAIARALAMDPIVMLFDEPTSALDPEMVNEVLDVMVQLAHEGMTMMCVTHEMGFARKVADRVIFMDAGKIIEDCPKEEFFGDISARSERAQHFLEKILQH; this is encoded by the coding sequence ATGATCTCTATCAAGAACATCAACAAGTGGTATGGCGACTTCCAGGTGCTGACTGATTGCAGCACCGAGGTCAAAAAAGGCGAAGTGATCGTGGTCTGCGGCCCGTCGGGTTCCGGCAAATCGACCCTGATCAAGTGCGTCAATGCGCTGGAACCGTTCCAGAAAGGCGACATCGTCGTCGACGGCACCTCGATTGCCGACTCGAAGACCAACCTGCCGAAACTGCGCTCGCGCGTGGGCATGGTGTTCCAGCATTTCGAACTGTTCCCGCACCTGACCATCACCGAAAACCTGACCATCGCGCAGATCAAGGTGTTGGGACGCAGCAAGGAAGAGGCGACCAAAAAAGGTCTGCAACTGCTCGAGCGCGTCGGTCTGTCAGCGCACGCCCACAAGCATCCCGGGCAACTGTCCGGCGGTCAGCAACAACGTGTGGCGATTGCCCGTGCGCTGGCGATGGACCCGATCGTCATGCTGTTCGACGAACCGACCTCGGCGCTCGACCCGGAAATGGTCAACGAAGTGCTCGACGTGATGGTGCAACTGGCCCACGAAGGCATGACCATGATGTGCGTGACCCACGAAATGGGCTTTGCGCGCAAAGTGGCCGACCGCGTGATCTTCATGGACGCCGGCAAGATCATCGAAGACTGCCCGAAAGAGGAATTCTTCGGCGACATCAGCGCCCGCTCCGAACGCGCGCAGCACTTCCTCGAGAAAATCCTGCAGCACTAA
- a CDS encoding sensor histidine kinase → MKCDPNLYRAAPPSLAVKPRLIRHLFLPPLIIALMIGLGFIGFWTSEHFGIRSLGENGQRQLELHARAVESEISKYTYLPSLLELETSVSQLLAEPTPEHRQKVNDYLEGLNRRSRSRAIYVMDTTGRVMATSNWRDVDSYLGEDLSFRAYFQKAIRGEPGRFYGIGSTNGEPGYYLAHGLEEHGKIIGVAVVKVRLEAMEERWQRARLEAFVSDENGIIILSSDPARRLKSVIPLTDEIKEKLARSLQYYWFPLNELQPLARETLSEGVEKLTFPANSEVRSDDDDISYLAQTRPLTDTPWNFTLLTPLQDLRREAINQGILVAVAFALVAFLLIAWNERRKVIATRLAAREALQEANNQLERRITERTTDLRASNERLKSQIRERRQAEETLRRAQDELVQAGKLAAIGQMSTSIAHELNQPLAAMRTLSGNTVRFLERGQLDVASTNLKTINDLIDRMGRITASLRSFARRGDNQGQASLGKAVDAALQLLGARVESSTLHIHRQFIDVQVQIDQTRLEQILVNLIGNALDAMQAQSQPELWLEGEEFNGKYRLRVRDNGHGVDAEARKHLFEPFFTTKPGEQGLGLGLTLSASLAAATGGHLGVEHPASGGATFVLSLPLVSPTPAEPI, encoded by the coding sequence ATGAAATGCGACCCCAATCTCTATCGCGCAGCGCCGCCATCACTTGCCGTGAAACCCCGTCTGATTCGTCATTTGTTCCTGCCGCCACTGATCATCGCCCTGATGATCGGCCTGGGCTTCATCGGCTTCTGGACCAGTGAACATTTCGGCATTCGCAGCCTCGGCGAGAATGGTCAGCGTCAGCTGGAACTGCACGCCCGTGCGGTGGAAAGCGAGATCAGCAAATACACCTACCTGCCCAGCCTGCTGGAACTCGAAACGAGTGTGTCGCAGCTGCTGGCCGAGCCGACCCCGGAACACCGGCAAAAGGTCAACGATTACCTCGAAGGCCTGAACCGGCGCAGTCGCAGTCGGGCCATCTACGTCATGGACACCACCGGCCGGGTCATGGCCACCAGCAACTGGCGCGATGTCGACAGTTACCTCGGCGAAGACCTGTCCTTCCGCGCCTACTTCCAGAAAGCCATCCGTGGCGAGCCGGGCCGTTTCTACGGCATCGGCAGCACCAACGGCGAACCGGGTTACTACCTCGCCCACGGCCTTGAAGAACACGGCAAGATCATCGGCGTCGCCGTGGTCAAGGTGCGCCTGGAAGCCATGGAGGAACGCTGGCAACGCGCGCGCCTCGAAGCCTTTGTCAGCGATGAAAACGGCATCATCATTCTCTCCAGCGATCCGGCACGACGCCTCAAGTCAGTTATCCCGCTCACTGACGAAATCAAAGAGAAACTCGCCCGCAGCCTGCAGTACTACTGGTTCCCGCTCAACGAACTGCAACCGCTGGCCCGGGAAACCCTGTCCGAAGGCGTGGAAAAACTCACCTTTCCCGCCAACAGCGAAGTGCGCTCCGACGATGACGACATCAGCTATCTCGCGCAGACCCGGCCACTGACCGACACGCCGTGGAATTTCACCCTGCTCACGCCGTTGCAGGACCTGCGCCGTGAAGCGATCAATCAAGGGATTCTGGTCGCGGTCGCCTTCGCGTTGGTCGCCTTCTTGCTGATCGCCTGGAACGAGCGACGCAAGGTCATCGCCACCCGCCTCGCCGCCCGCGAAGCCTTGCAGGAAGCGAACAATCAGCTTGAGCGTCGGATTACCGAACGCACCACTGACCTGCGCGCCAGCAACGAGCGCCTGAAGAGCCAGATCCGCGAACGCCGTCAGGCCGAAGAGACGCTGCGCCGCGCTCAGGATGAACTGGTACAGGCCGGCAAACTCGCCGCCATCGGTCAGATGTCGACCAGCATTGCTCACGAACTGAACCAGCCGCTGGCGGCGATGCGCACACTGTCGGGCAACACCGTACGCTTTCTCGAACGCGGTCAGCTGGATGTGGCCAGCACCAACCTCAAGACCATCAATGACCTGATCGACCGCATGGGGCGGATCACCGCCAGCCTGCGTTCGTTTGCCCGCCGTGGTGACAATCAGGGCCAGGCCAGCCTCGGCAAAGCGGTCGATGCCGCGTTGCAATTGCTCGGGGCGCGCGTGGAGAGTTCTACGCTGCATATTCACCGGCAGTTCATCGATGTGCAGGTGCAGATCGACCAGACCCGCCTCGAACAGATTCTGGTCAACCTGATCGGCAATGCCCTCGATGCCATGCAGGCGCAATCACAGCCCGAACTGTGGCTGGAGGGCGAAGAGTTCAACGGTAAATATCGCCTGCGTGTACGCGATAACGGCCACGGCGTCGACGCCGAAGCGCGCAAGCATCTGTTCGAGCCGTTCTTCACCACCAAACCCGGCGAACAAGGCCTGGGTCTGGGACTGACGCTTTCTGCCAGCCTCGCCGCTGCCACCGGTGGTCATCTGGGTGTCGAACACCCGGCCAGCGGTGGCGCCACCTTCGTCCTCAGTTTACCGTTGGTAAGCCCTACTCCTGCCGAGCCAATATGA
- a CDS encoding sigma-54 dependent transcriptional regulator yields MNHNLSVLIVEDDPHVLLGCQQALTLEDIPCVGVGSAEEALERVGDNFAGIVISDIRLPGIDGLELLTRLKQRDRSLPVVLITGHGDISMAVGAMQKGAYDFMEKPFSPERLVDVARRALEQRSLAREVSSLRRQLAERDSLEGRIIGRSPAMQNLRELIANVADTSANVLIEGETGTGKELVARCLHDFSRRHSKQFVALNCGGLPENLFESEIFGHEANAFTGAGKRRIGKIEHADGGTLFLDEVESMPLPLQIKLLRVLQERTLERLGSNQSVAVDCRVIAATKSDLDESSKTGEFRSDLYYRLNVVTLELPPLRERREDILQLFEHFTQQSALRFDRALPELDNQTLSNLMSHDWPGNVRELRNVAERFALGLPAFKKSGANSGGQGLAFAEAVEAFERNLLSDALQRSGGNLTQASLELGMAKTTLFDKVKKYGLSH; encoded by the coding sequence ATGAACCACAACCTTAGTGTGCTGATCGTCGAAGACGACCCCCATGTGCTGCTCGGTTGCCAGCAGGCGCTGACCCTGGAAGATATTCCCTGCGTGGGCGTTGGCAGTGCCGAAGAAGCGCTGGAGCGTGTCGGCGATAACTTTGCCGGCATCGTCATCAGCGACATTCGCCTGCCGGGCATCGATGGTCTGGAACTGCTGACCCGACTGAAACAACGCGATCGCAGCCTGCCGGTGGTGCTGATCACCGGCCACGGCGATATTTCCATGGCGGTCGGCGCGATGCAGAAAGGCGCCTACGACTTCATGGAAAAACCGTTCTCGCCAGAGCGTCTGGTGGATGTCGCGCGACGGGCGCTGGAGCAACGCAGCCTCGCCCGCGAAGTGTCGTCGCTGCGCCGCCAACTGGCCGAACGTGATTCCCTCGAAGGACGGATCATCGGTCGCTCGCCGGCGATGCAGAACCTGCGCGAACTGATCGCCAACGTCGCCGATACTTCGGCCAACGTGCTGATCGAGGGTGAGACCGGCACCGGCAAGGAACTGGTCGCGCGCTGCCTGCATGATTTCAGTCGTCGCCACAGCAAACAATTCGTCGCACTCAACTGCGGCGGTCTGCCGGAAAACCTTTTCGAAAGCGAGATTTTCGGCCACGAGGCGAACGCTTTTACCGGTGCCGGCAAACGCCGGATCGGCAAGATCGAGCACGCTGACGGCGGCACACTGTTCCTCGACGAAGTGGAAAGCATGCCCTTGCCGTTGCAGATCAAACTGCTGCGCGTGTTGCAGGAACGGACCCTCGAACGCCTCGGCTCGAACCAGAGTGTCGCCGTGGATTGCCGGGTGATTGCGGCGACCAAATCCGACCTCGACGAATCGAGCAAGACCGGTGAGTTCCGCAGCGACTTGTACTACCGCCTCAACGTTGTGACGCTGGAGCTGCCGCCATTGCGCGAGCGTCGCGAAGACATCCTGCAACTGTTCGAACACTTCACCCAACAGTCGGCCCTGCGCTTTGATCGCGCGCTGCCGGAGCTGGACAACCAGACCCTGTCGAACCTGATGAGCCACGACTGGCCGGGCAACGTGCGTGAACTGCGCAACGTCGCCGAACGCTTCGCCCTCGGCTTGCCGGCGTTCAAGAAGTCTGGCGCCAACAGTGGCGGACAAGGGCTGGCGTTTGCCGAAGCGGTCGAAGCGTTCGAGCGCAACCTGCTCAGCGATGCCCTGCAACGCAGCGGCGGCAACCTGACTCAGGCCAGCCTGGAATTGGGCATGGCCAAGACCACGCTGTTCGACAAAGTGAAAAAGTACGGGTTGAGCCACTGA
- a CDS encoding GlpM family protein: MDLFFKALLGAAVVLIIAALSKTKNYYIAGLVPLFPTFALIAHYIVGKGRSIEDLKTTIVFGMWSIIPYFVYLATLYVMVDRLRLEASLAVAAVAWLMAATVLVTVWVRLHS, from the coding sequence ATGGATCTGTTTTTCAAAGCCCTGTTGGGCGCAGCGGTGGTGCTGATCATCGCGGCGCTGTCGAAGACCAAAAACTATTACATCGCCGGACTGGTGCCGCTGTTTCCGACGTTCGCGTTGATTGCGCATTACATCGTCGGCAAGGGGCGTTCGATTGAGGATCTGAAGACCACGATCGTGTTCGGCATGTGGTCGATCATTCCGTACTTTGTGTATCTGGCAACGTTGTACGTGATGGTGGACCGCTTGCGGCTGGAAGCGTCGCTGGCCGTCGCGGCGGTGGCCTGGTTGATGGCCGCCACCGTGTTGGTGACCGTTTGGGTGCGCCTGCACAGCTAA